In Cydia fagiglandana chromosome 9, ilCydFagi1.1, whole genome shotgun sequence, a single window of DNA contains:
- the LOC134667426 gene encoding serine/threonine-protein kinase N: MADPGYYHSDYIRHPVLYELGVKYGIKTECIPEIALPSKLEELKDVIRREIRKELKIKEGAEKLREVATDRRSLSDVANIVKKANLKLNELKSDLQELESQLLLSRGQSTPTSPEDLSYDEEIILASEAAQQQRQLGEATTDRKLASLEKQLNIELKVKQGAENMIQSITSSNQSRDKKLLAEAHQMLADSKDKIEYLKLRISKLSKQQKGDHAGANGDGRNLDMSGVDQLLDERIAELRNRLRIEAAVVEGSKNAIRLLQSDKKVTDKKALQEAQTSLLESSQKLDLLRRSLDMRRQELPAESAAFIELGHELRSTGSSPGYVSLSSGSGSRAQFLSPAPMISPCVQVTGTLEVRLMGCQDLLDDVPGRSRRDPLASPSDLKSFVKGVTIRNSMKYTYSIKEDTSNEIMAVMKLDNHTVAQTSWRPCSQQAWDQRFTIKLDKSRELEIGIHWKDWRGLCAVKFLRLEEFIDDIRHGMALELEPQGLLFAEIKFLNPIISRKPKLQRQRKIFKQQGKNIPRPSYGEMHIPAVVLGRLLKRSSPSIQNNIQTAHITPPQQLNFQFGSADNKDVENPNTTLGGMAGVRPLGLPTTASAPQTPVTPPPKPAFPPPHVSTLRMEKELQEAFAFLEDSYARDNFAPKEPQTPSCDTPLVEYPPSPSPKLVLEFPSNEDQIVEVTSNMRISSSRSSSVIETIKELDSRRQSSGEMSMECFRLLSVLGRGHFGKVILAQYRPTNEYFAIKALKKGDIIARDEVDSLLSEKRIFEVANAIRHPFLVNLFACFQTDQHVCFVMEYAAGGDLMMHIHADVFTEPRAVFYAACVVLGLQYLHENNIIYRDLKLDNLLLDTDGFVKIADFGLCKEGMGWGDRTGTFCGTPEFLAPEVLTETSYTRAVDWWGLGVLIFEMLVGESPFPGEDEGEVFDSIVNDEVRYPRTLSLEAIALMRRLLRKNPERRLGSSERDAEDVKRQAFFRNVNWEQLLLRKVKPPFVPTINNLEDVSNFDSEFTSEAAVLTPPKEPRALSATDHKLFHDFTYMADWC; the protein is encoded by the exons AAAAAAGCGAATTTGAAGCTCAATGAACTCAAGTCAGACCTACAAGAGCTCGAATCGCAGCTCCTCCTCTCGCGCGGTCAGTCGACGCCGACGTCACCCGAAGACTTGTCGTACGATGAAGAGATCATTCTGGCGTCGGAGGCGGCTCAGCAGCAGCGACAACTTGGCGAGGCCACCACGGATCGCAAACTCGCCTCTCTGGAAAAGCAGCTCAATATCGAACTCAAGGTGAAGCAAGGCGCGGAAAATATGATTCAAAGTATCACCAGTAGCAACCAGTCGCGCGACAAGAAACTCCTCGCTGAAGCTCATCAGATGCTAGCAGATTCTAAGGACAAAATCGAGTACCTCAAATTACGCATTTCTAAATTAAGCAAACAACAAAAAGGGGACCATGCTGGTGCCAATGGTGATGGAAGGAACTTAGATATGAGTGGGGTAGACCAATTGTTGGATGAAAGAATTGCAGAGTTAAGAAACAGACTCCGAATTGAGGCAGCTGTAGTTGAGGGCTCCAAGAATGCCATAAGACTCTTACAGAGTGACAAGAAAGTTACAGACAAGAAAGCTTTACAAGAGGCACAGACTAGCCTGCTTGAATCATCTCAGAAACTGGACTTGCTTCGGAGGTCTTTAGATATGCGCCGCCAAGAGCTTCCAGCAGAAAGTGCTGCATTTATAGAATTGGGTCATGAGTTACGCAGTACTGGTTCTAGCCCTGGTTATGTGAGTTTATCATCTGGGAGTGGATCCCGGGCTCAGTTCCTGTCACCTGCTCCTATGATCAGCCCCTGTGTTCAAGTGACCGGTACGCTAGAAGTCCGGTTGATGGGTTGCCAGGATTTATTAGATGATGTACCCGGTCGCAGCCGTCGGGACCCGCTAGCAAGCCCATCAGACCTTAAGTCATTTGTGAAAGGTGTGACGATACGTAATTCCATGAAGTACACATACAGTATCAAGGAGGACACCAGCAATGAGATTATGGCTGTGATGAAGCTGGACAACCATACGGTGGCGCAGACCAGCTGGAGGCCCTGCTCCCAGCAGGCTTGGGATCAAAG ATTTACTATAAAGCTGGATAAGTCAAGAGAACTTGAAATTGGTATTCATTGGAAGGATTGGCGTGGGCTGTGCGCCGTGAAGTTTTTACGACTAGAGGAATTCATTGACGACATCAGGCATGGCATGGCCTTGGAGCTGGAACCCCAGGGCCTATTATTtgctgaaattaaattcttgaACCCCATCATATCCAGAAAACCAAAACTCCAGCgtcaaagaaaaatatttaaacaacaGGGTAAGAACATCCCAAGACCTTCATATGGGGAAATGCACATACCCGCGGTTGTACTCGGCAGGCTCTTAAAGAGATCTTCACCCTCAATACAAAACAACATCCAAACAGCCCACATTACGCCTCCACAGCAGCTCAACTTCCAGTTTGGATCAGCAGATAACAAAGATGTGGAGAACCCGAATACTACTCTTGGTGGTATGGCCGGTGTCCGGCCTTTGGGTCTGCCTACTACTGCCTCAGCCCCACAAACACCAGTAACTCCTCCACCCAAGCCGGCATTCCCACCTCCGCATGTCTCCACCTTACGAATGGAAAAGGAACTCCAGGAAGCATTTGCATTTTTAGAAGATTCTTACGCGCGGGATAATTTTGCACCAAAGGAACCGCAAACACCCTCATGTGATACCCCGCTTGTTGAGTATCCGCCTTCGCCATCACCTAAACTCGTTCTGGAGTTCCCAAGCAATGAGGATCAAATTGTGGAGGTGACAAGTAACATGAGAATATCATCTTCCCGCTCCTCTTCAGTTATAGAAACCATCAAAGAGTTGGATTCTCGCCGACAATCCTCAGGGGAGATGTCAATGGAATGCTTTAGATTGTTGAGTGTTCTAGGAAGAGGTCACTTTGGCAAAGTCATATTAGCTCAATATCGACCCACTAATGAATATTTCGCAATTAAAGCTTTAAAGAAAGGCGATATTATAGCAAGAGACGAAGTGGATTCATTGTTGTCTGAGAAAAGAATTTTTGAGGTAGCTAACGCGATCAGGCACCCATTTTTGGTGAACCTGTTCGCATGTTTCCAGACTGACCAACATGTGTGTTTCGTGATGGAGTATGCAGCTGGTGGTGATCTTATGATGCACATTCATGCAGATGTGTTCACTGAACCCAGGGCAGTATTTTATGCAGCTTGTGTTGTATTGGGCCTACAGTATTTACATGAGAATAACATTATTTATAGAGATTTAAAGTTAGACAACCTTCTTCTAGATACCGATGGGTTCGTCAAGATTGCGGACTTCGGCCTCTGCAAAGAGGGTATGGGATGGGGTGACCGCACGGGCACTTTTTGCGGAACACCAGAGTTCCTCGCTCCTGAAGTGCTAACCGAGACCTCGTACACGCGGGCCGTCGACTGGTGGGGTCTCGGAGTATTGATCTTCGAAATGTTAGTGGGCGAGTCGCCTTTCCCGGGCGAGGACGAAGGCGAAGTATTTGACTCGATAGTTAACGACGAAGTGCGGTACCCGAGGACTTTATCATTGGAAGCGATAGCGTTAATGCGTCGCCTGTTAAGGAAAAACCCCGAGAGACGCTTGGGATCGTCGGAGAGAGACGCCGAGGACGTGAAGAGGCAGGCCTTCTTCCGCAACGTGAACTGGGAACAACTACTTCTTCGTAAAGTGAAGCCACCATTTGTGCCAACTATTAATAATTTGGAGGACGTGAGCAACTTCGACAGCGAGTTCACGTCGGAGGCGGCGGTGCTGACGCCGCCGAAGGAGCCGCGCGCGCTGAGCGCCACGGACCACAAGCTGTTCCATGACTTCACGTACATGGCGGACTGGTGCTAG
- the LOC134667685 gene encoding uncharacterized protein LOC134667685: MAQRKSLLFYLAAILVIISTLTQEAEARRKILRGRRVMTRTYYRGNAIPAWAISLLAGIGMLLIGGVLYVVMRKLVLSSETGTLNTYQPALQNEDV, encoded by the exons ATGGCACAAAGGAAGTCCTTACTGTTTTACTTGGCGGCTATCTTGG TAATCATCAGCACGCTCACACAGGAGGCTGAAGCTCGAAGAAAGATCTTGAGAGGAAGACGTGTCATGACACGGACTTATTACC GTGGCAACGCGATACCAGCTTGGGCGATAAGCCTCCTCGCAGGCATTGGAATGCTTTTGATTGGCGGCGTTCTGTACGTGGTTATGAGAAAACTCGTCCTCTCCTCCGAAACGGGCACTCTGAATACTTATCAACCTGCGTTGCAGAATGAAGACGTTTGA
- the LOC134667423 gene encoding BRD4-interacting chromatin-remodeling complex-associated protein isoform X2 gives MSNNLENERTITAGKMYPIDLAPQKITIVKSVSNSEVKMTHLITSQPKTTGAGQIITHAGSMGLIRPASQILTPGVGSQMIVSGSPILQGTSIVSQGSQLLGQSSQIITPQLLSGQILQPATQIISQGTQLSVQVSSSSPSVQVSVASPVSGTQVLNVGSLGGQLVTGTGNLVVSSSVRTLPQSVRVLPPLPHHNTRPVLTSGAPHSGGVLVSKAVSAHAPVSKAPASHVPRGLAAGASLALRPAQPAQGWSGGRARGALVYNARAPAPPATSPQHSAIVTLPNTTVLASSLSSGVIAGAVRAPAARPLPLLTRNYQPAKVVGVGVGNSAPPQLYYEVPRAPPPQPRLQPLAPPQPQAQPPPQSHAQPPPQPQPQPLVTSVSVVNAVQALTEIRGAALPAAPAQPPGAPRPSILRKRDAEGSPTKQAAMYGRTGWEDVPAGAGAGAGSGSGSTTMSASSSPAPDTPPDPHPDLEPRKKPRKQMLTNDVRQCEFPPEDAPPTPPPVEVKPPPKRPLLSSSYVCGWRATALHFARPGDVRRREPRARDILAIASQRHVLGTAEGWKVHHLTAQMDDLVSLEADVGSQLAGVLRALEALPNRATAALQPHSHTLLELLKGNIQRSKIVCEGIQEAREDILRVFTHRNFVSDILTRQADKRSFRKHRSQS, from the exons ATGAGTAACAATTTAGAGAATGAAAGAACAATTACTGCTGGCAAAATGTATCCAATTGATTTGGCACCACAGAAAATCACTATCGTGAAAAGTGTATCCAATTCCGAGGTGAAAATGACTCACTTGATTACAAGCCAGCCCAAGACAACAGGTGCAGGTCAAATAATCACTCACGCCGGGTCTATGGGCTTGATTCGTCCTGCTTCTCAAATTCTAACTCCTGGCGTCGGTTCGCAA ATGATTGTCAGTGGATCCCCAATCCTTCAAGGGACATCAATAGTGAGCCAGGGTTCTCAGCTCTTGGGGCAGAGTTCCCAGATCATAACTCCACAGTTGCTCAGCGGCCAGATATTGCAGCCTGCTACACAGATCATTAGCCAGGGGACTCAGCTGTCTGTGCAAGTGTCTAGTTCCAGCCCTAGTGTGCAAGTTAGTGTGGCATCCCCAGTCAGCGGAACACAG GTGTTGAATGTGGGCAGCCTGGGTGGACAACTGGTCACAGGCACTGGTAACCTGGTGGTGAGCTCCTCAGTGCGTACGCTGCCGCAGAGTGTGCGCGTGCTGCCACCGCTGCCCCACCACAATACCAGACCAG TTCTGACAAGCGGGGCTCCTCACAGCGGCGGAGTGTTGGTGAGCAAGGCGGTGTCTGCCCACGCGCCGGTCAGCAAGGCTCCCGCCAGCCACGTGCCGCGCGGGCTCGCCGCCGGCGCCTCGCTAGCTCTGCGCCCCGCCCAGCCCGCACAAG GTTGGTCGGGCGGGCGCGCTCGCGGCGCGCTGGTGTACAAcgcgcgcgcgcccgcgccgccggccACGTCGCCGCAGCACTCCGCCATCGTCACGCTGCCCAACACCACCGTGCTCGCCT CGAGCCTCTCAAGCGGCGTGATCGCGGGTGCAGTGCGCGCGCCGGCCGCTCGCCCTCTGCCGCTGCTGACGAGGAACTACCAGCCTGCTAAG GTGGTCGGTGTCGGCGTGGGTAACAGCGCACCCCCGCAGTTGTACTACGAGGTgccccgcgcgccgccgccgcagccgcGCCTGCAGCCGCTGGCGCCGCCGCAGCCGCAAGCGCAGCCGCCGCCGCAGTCGCACGCGCAGCCCCCGCCGCAACCGCAGCCGCAGCCGCTAG TGACTTCAGTAAGCGTGGTGAACGCGGTGCAGGCGCTGACTGAGATCCGCGGCGCGGCGCTGCCCGCGGCGCCGGCGCAGCCGCCCGGTGCGCCGCGCCCCTCCATACTGAGGAAACGGGATGCTGAAGG GTCACCCACAAAGCAAGCCGCCATGTACGGGCGCACGGGGTGGGAGGACGTgccggccggcgccggcgcagGCGCAGGCTCCGGCTCGGGCTCCACCACCATGTCGGCCAGCTCCTCGCCCGCGCCCGACACGCCGCCCGACCCGCACCCCGACCTAGAGCCCAGGAAGAAGCCGCGCAAGCAGAT GCTAACCAATGACGTCAGACAATGCGAGTTCCCCCCCGAGGATGCGCCCCCCACGCCACCCCCCGTCGAGGTGAAGCCGCCGCCAAAAA GGCCGCTGCTGAGCTCGAGCTACGTGTGCGGCTGGCGCGCCACGGCGCTGCACTTCGCGCGGCCGGGCGACGTGCGGCGCCGCGAGCCGCGCGCCAGAGACATCCTCGCCATCGCGAGCCAGCGCCACGTGCTCGGCACCGCCGAGGGCTGGAAGGTGCACCACCTCACCGCGCAGATGGACGACCTG GTGTCGCTGGAAGCGGACGTGGGGTCGCAGCTGGCGGGCGTGCTGCGCGCGCTGGAGGCGCTTCCGAACCGCGCCACTGCCGCGCTGCAACCGCACTCGCACACACTACTCGAGCTGCTCAAG GGCAACATTCAAAGAAGCAAGATAGTCTGCGAAGGCATCCAGGAAGCCCGCGAAGACATCCTCCGAGTATTTACACACCGTAACTTCGTGTCCGATATTCTGACGCGGCAGGCCGACAAGCGGAGTTTCCGGAAACACAGATCACAGTCATAA
- the LOC134667423 gene encoding BRD4-interacting chromatin-remodeling complex-associated protein isoform X1, whose amino-acid sequence MSNNLENERTITAGKMYPIDLAPQKITIVKSVSNSEVKMTHLITSQPKTTGAGQIITHAGSMGLIRPASQILTPGVGSQQQMIVSGSPILQGTSIVSQGSQLLGQSSQIITPQLLSGQILQPATQIISQGTQLSVQVSSSSPSVQVSVASPVSGTQVLNVGSLGGQLVTGTGNLVVSSSVRTLPQSVRVLPPLPHHNTRPVLTSGAPHSGGVLVSKAVSAHAPVSKAPASHVPRGLAAGASLALRPAQPAQGWSGGRARGALVYNARAPAPPATSPQHSAIVTLPNTTVLASSLSSGVIAGAVRAPAARPLPLLTRNYQPAKVVGVGVGNSAPPQLYYEVPRAPPPQPRLQPLAPPQPQAQPPPQSHAQPPPQPQPQPLVTSVSVVNAVQALTEIRGAALPAAPAQPPGAPRPSILRKRDAEGSPTKQAAMYGRTGWEDVPAGAGAGAGSGSGSTTMSASSSPAPDTPPDPHPDLEPRKKPRKQMLTNDVRQCEFPPEDAPPTPPPVEVKPPPKRPLLSSSYVCGWRATALHFARPGDVRRREPRARDILAIASQRHVLGTAEGWKVHHLTAQMDDLVSLEADVGSQLAGVLRALEALPNRATAALQPHSHTLLELLKGNIQRSKIVCEGIQEAREDILRVFTHRNFVSDILTRQADKRSFRKHRSQS is encoded by the exons ATGAGTAACAATTTAGAGAATGAAAGAACAATTACTGCTGGCAAAATGTATCCAATTGATTTGGCACCACAGAAAATCACTATCGTGAAAAGTGTATCCAATTCCGAGGTGAAAATGACTCACTTGATTACAAGCCAGCCCAAGACAACAGGTGCAGGTCAAATAATCACTCACGCCGGGTCTATGGGCTTGATTCGTCCTGCTTCTCAAATTCTAACTCCTGGCGTCGGTTCGCAA CAACAGATGATTGTCAGTGGATCCCCAATCCTTCAAGGGACATCAATAGTGAGCCAGGGTTCTCAGCTCTTGGGGCAGAGTTCCCAGATCATAACTCCACAGTTGCTCAGCGGCCAGATATTGCAGCCTGCTACACAGATCATTAGCCAGGGGACTCAGCTGTCTGTGCAAGTGTCTAGTTCCAGCCCTAGTGTGCAAGTTAGTGTGGCATCCCCAGTCAGCGGAACACAG GTGTTGAATGTGGGCAGCCTGGGTGGACAACTGGTCACAGGCACTGGTAACCTGGTGGTGAGCTCCTCAGTGCGTACGCTGCCGCAGAGTGTGCGCGTGCTGCCACCGCTGCCCCACCACAATACCAGACCAG TTCTGACAAGCGGGGCTCCTCACAGCGGCGGAGTGTTGGTGAGCAAGGCGGTGTCTGCCCACGCGCCGGTCAGCAAGGCTCCCGCCAGCCACGTGCCGCGCGGGCTCGCCGCCGGCGCCTCGCTAGCTCTGCGCCCCGCCCAGCCCGCACAAG GTTGGTCGGGCGGGCGCGCTCGCGGCGCGCTGGTGTACAAcgcgcgcgcgcccgcgccgccggccACGTCGCCGCAGCACTCCGCCATCGTCACGCTGCCCAACACCACCGTGCTCGCCT CGAGCCTCTCAAGCGGCGTGATCGCGGGTGCAGTGCGCGCGCCGGCCGCTCGCCCTCTGCCGCTGCTGACGAGGAACTACCAGCCTGCTAAG GTGGTCGGTGTCGGCGTGGGTAACAGCGCACCCCCGCAGTTGTACTACGAGGTgccccgcgcgccgccgccgcagccgcGCCTGCAGCCGCTGGCGCCGCCGCAGCCGCAAGCGCAGCCGCCGCCGCAGTCGCACGCGCAGCCCCCGCCGCAACCGCAGCCGCAGCCGCTAG TGACTTCAGTAAGCGTGGTGAACGCGGTGCAGGCGCTGACTGAGATCCGCGGCGCGGCGCTGCCCGCGGCGCCGGCGCAGCCGCCCGGTGCGCCGCGCCCCTCCATACTGAGGAAACGGGATGCTGAAGG GTCACCCACAAAGCAAGCCGCCATGTACGGGCGCACGGGGTGGGAGGACGTgccggccggcgccggcgcagGCGCAGGCTCCGGCTCGGGCTCCACCACCATGTCGGCCAGCTCCTCGCCCGCGCCCGACACGCCGCCCGACCCGCACCCCGACCTAGAGCCCAGGAAGAAGCCGCGCAAGCAGAT GCTAACCAATGACGTCAGACAATGCGAGTTCCCCCCCGAGGATGCGCCCCCCACGCCACCCCCCGTCGAGGTGAAGCCGCCGCCAAAAA GGCCGCTGCTGAGCTCGAGCTACGTGTGCGGCTGGCGCGCCACGGCGCTGCACTTCGCGCGGCCGGGCGACGTGCGGCGCCGCGAGCCGCGCGCCAGAGACATCCTCGCCATCGCGAGCCAGCGCCACGTGCTCGGCACCGCCGAGGGCTGGAAGGTGCACCACCTCACCGCGCAGATGGACGACCTG GTGTCGCTGGAAGCGGACGTGGGGTCGCAGCTGGCGGGCGTGCTGCGCGCGCTGGAGGCGCTTCCGAACCGCGCCACTGCCGCGCTGCAACCGCACTCGCACACACTACTCGAGCTGCTCAAG GGCAACATTCAAAGAAGCAAGATAGTCTGCGAAGGCATCCAGGAAGCCCGCGAAGACATCCTCCGAGTATTTACACACCGTAACTTCGTGTCCGATATTCTGACGCGGCAGGCCGACAAGCGGAGTTTCCGGAAACACAGATCACAGTCATAA
- the LOC134667422 gene encoding small ribosomal subunit protein mS23 has product MASSRLERIGTIFTRVEGLITRGAMKPDDRPLWFDIYKRFPPLTEPKFAKPLPEIKPIRPILYEEDVVRAKFHSAGQGYGVINMLSPTGETPIKKLVKQYEKLKSEGVPETELVDKASATVDTQYTQRQEAAPQKTIVKNPDSVTAQVMAEADLKNIFNEK; this is encoded by the exons ATGGCGAGTAGCAGACTGGAAAGAATAGGCACAATTTTCACAAG AGTGGAGGGCCTGATAACTCGCGGAGCAATGAAGCCAGACGACCGACCGCTGTGGTTCGACATCTACAAGCGGTTCCCGCcgctcacagaaccgaaatttGCAAAGCCATTGCCAGAAATCAAACCCATAAGACCTATTCTTTATGAAGAAGATGTTGTTAGagc GAAATTCCATTCTGCCGGACAAGGCTACGGCGTCATCAACATGCTAAGTCCAACCGGAGAAACGCCTATAAAGAAGCTAGTGAAACAATACGAAAAGTTGAAGTCTGAAGGCGTCCCAGAGACCGAGCTCGTTGACAAGGCTTCCGCAACTGTGGACACGCAATATACCCAGCGACAAGAAGCCGCGCCGCAAAAAACAATCGTTAAAAACCCGGATTCAGTAACAGCGCAAGTTATGGCAGAagcagacttaaaaaatattttcaatgagaaataa
- the LOC134667421 gene encoding uncharacterized protein LOC134667421, which produces MSNAKKTGKSKFLAEDLNDFMNKSQFVKESPKTGKPQKRNKSAAPAIQEDDMSSLMIEQQVSMKKRKISASQGSETPQKVRDTIMQQIESRQQCTDLMLNNLSNIIKQQEAEHKQMKENQDKLEQLTGALLKCIQQSCAAQKQSLMMLWEFHASFKKRYEEMNVLHKAQNEKLTEEIEDDLKNLEQKLIIETKRNGWDNLRKTIFHAMQNDL; this is translated from the exons ATgtctaatgcaaagaaaacggGCAAATCCAAGTTCTTGGCGGAAGATCTAAACGACTTCATGAATAAAAGCCAGTTTGTAAAAGAATCTCCTAAAACTGGAAAACCTCAAAAGCGTAATAAATCAGCGGCACCAGCaatacaagaagatgacatgtCCAGTTTAATGATTGAGCAACAAGTAAGCATGAAAAAAAGAAAGATCTCAGCAAGTCAAGGATCTGAGACACCTCAGAAAGTCCGGGACACAATTATGCAGCAAATAGAATCAAG gcAACAATGTACTGATCTTATGCTAAATAACTTGTCAAATATTATTAAGCAACAAGAAGCTGAACACAAACAGATGAAAGAAAATCAAGATAAATTAGAGCAACTCACTGGAGCTCTATTGAAGTGCATTCAACAGTCTTGTGCTGCTCAAAAACAAAGTCTGATGATGTTGTGGGAGTTCCATGCCTCTTTTAAAAAGAG ATACGAGGAAATGAATGTTCTACATAAGGCACAGAATGAAAAACTGACTGAAGAAATAGAGGATGATCTTAAGAATTTGGAGCAGAAGCTAATAATAGAAACTAAGCGGAATGGCTGGGACAATTTACGCAAAACGATTTTTCATGCTATGCAAAATGATTTGTAA
- the LOC134667425 gene encoding BTB/POZ domain-containing protein KCTD5 encodes MADEVGDGDFFKENIQKFNNERRSSKQWVKLNVGGTYFLTTKTTLSRDPNSFLYRLVQEDSDLISDRDATGAYLIDRDPTYFSPVLNYLRHGKLVINNDIAEEGVLEEAEFYNITELIRLVKERICLRERRPLKDSKKHVYRVLQFHEEELTQMVSTMSDGWKFEQLINIGSQYNYGNDEHAEFLCVVSRECGSSLNSNDVEPTDRAKVLQQKGSRM; translated from the exons ATGGCGGACGAAGTTGGTGACggtgatttttttaaagaaaatatacAGAAATTTAACAATGAAAGGCGGAGTAGTAAGCAGTGGGTTAAGCTGAATGTCGGaggaacttattttttaactaCTAAAACGACTTTATCCCGTGACCCTAACTCATTTTTGTATCGATTAGTTCAAGAGGACAGTGACTTGATTTCAGACAGG GACGCGACAGGTGCTTATCTGATAGACAGAGATCCAACGTATTTTTCGCCCGTATTGAATTATCTTCGACACGGTAAACTGGTTATCAACAATGACATCGCCGAAGAGGGAGTCCTCGAGGAAGCGGAGTTTTACAATATAACAGAGCTCATAAGATTAGTCAAAGAAAGAATATGCTTAAGAGAACGAAGGCCACTGAAAGACTCAAAGAAGCATGTGTATAGGGTTTTGCAGTTCCATGAAGAGGAGCTAACTCAGATGGTGTCGACGATGTCAGACGGTTGGAAGTTTGAACAGCTGATTAATATTGGTTCTCAATACAATTACGGCAACGACGAGCACGCGGAGTTCCTGTGTGTGGTCAGTCGGGAGTGTGGCAGCTCCCTCAACAGTAATGATGTGGAGCCGACGGACCGTGCCAAGGTGCTTCAGCAAAAGGGTTCACGGATGTGA
- the LOC134667457 gene encoding WD repeat and HMG-box DNA-binding protein 1-like: protein MDFEPSEGRYLAYPNNREVTLLEYETWGQRMTFTHSSIKCAISQCRFSPCGQYLAASTIAGQIAVWEVQSGTCTGIIEHPTSHNVTAIAWNPKGNGVLAYCDVSGQLGALMNCYGKDSKADADAPDDVEMVERADDGNDLDNLIENYNSDDDDNAISLEKLKNETLGLGTVRDEDESRPVSRHEPAATTVPPQAPFQLSATPGHLEHRYMCWNDIGIVRCHTQENGESTIDVEFHDTNLHHGINLNNYLNHTMASLSASVLVLACETSSKLVCISLVGSSKEWSVSMPDTEEILCVTAGSDVVACATNARLLRLFTPMGTQRQV from the exons ATGGATTTTGAGCCATCTGAGGGCAGGTACCTGGCTTACCCCAACAACAGGGAAGTGACCTTATTGGAGTATGAGACTTGGGGACAAAGGATGACATTCACACACAGCTCA ATAAAATGTGCAATATCCCAATGTCGCTTTTCACCATGTGGTCAATATTTGGCGGCAAGCACCATAGCCGGGCAGATAGCGGtgtgggaagtacagtccggtACTTGCACGGGCATCATCGAGCATCCCACATCACATAATGTTACAGCGATAGCATGGAACCCTAaag GAAATGGTGTGTTGGCGTATTGCGATGTGTCCGGGCAGCTGGGTGCACTGATGAATTGCTATGGCAAGGACAGCAAGGCTGATGCTGATGCGCCTGACGATGTTGAAATGGTGGAGAGAGCTGATGATG GTAATGACTTGGACAATTTGATCGAAAACTATAACAGTGACGACGATGACAACGCGATATCGCTAGAGAAGCTCAAGAATGAAACGCTAGGGTTGGGGACAGTGAGAGACGAAGACGAGTCAAGACCCGTGTCGCGGCACGAGCCGGCGGCGACCACGGTGCCGCCGCAGGCGCCGTTCCAGCTTTCTGCGACCCCGGGACACCTTGAACATAG ATACATGTGCTGGAACGACATCGGCATAGTCCGATGCCACACGCAGGAGAACGGCGAGTCGACCATTGACGTAGAGTTCCACGACACCAACCTCCACCACGGGATCAATCTCAACAACTACCTGAATCACACCATGGCCAGCCTGTCTGCGAGCGTGCTGGTGTTGGCCTGTGAAACGTCTAG CAAACTAGTATGCATATCGCTGGTCGGCAGCAGCAAGGAGTGGAGCGTTTCCATGCCCGATACCGAGGAGATCCTGTGCGTCACGGCGGGCAGCGACGTCGTCGCGTGTGCGACTAACGCGAGGTTGCTGCGGCTGTTCACGCCAATGGGCACGCAGAGACAGGTctg A